One window of the Cryptomeria japonica chromosome 7, Sugi_1.0, whole genome shotgun sequence genome contains the following:
- the LOC131856841 gene encoding uncharacterized protein LOC131856841 — translation MGSDGSAVSVPKGANTLEGKLPAEKTMLWHMRFGHIGEKGLRTLKTKNLVEGLNDCNLEFDFYEHCVYGKQNHVQFYSSSHKSSRLLDLIHSDVFGPVKVPSISSFVYFVSFIDDYSRRSWIYFLKSKTQVFSWFKEFKALMENQTGKRIKELTSSPIVLQPDEKEKEKDVVQFPPTPEKTEQRDHVGSNDEESSSSTDSSEEEEEQPQAQPLRRSMRERKKLERFGYSMLDSSCAFALITNTDEPRSVKEALGMEDAGS, via the exons ATGGGTTCTGATGGCAGTGCAGTAAGTGTACCTAAGGGTGCAAACACTTTGGAAGGCAAGCTTCCTGCAGAAAAGACAATGTTGTGGCATATGAGATTTGgccacattggtgagaagggtcttaggACCTTGAAAACTAAAAATCTTGTTGAGGGGCTAAATGATTGTAATCTCGAATTTGATTTCTATGAACACTGTGTTTATGGTAAGCAAAATCATGTTCAGTTCTACTCCAGTTCTCACAAGTCTTCTAgacttttggatcttattcattctgatgtatttggTCCTGTAAAAGTTCCTTCTATCTCTAGTTTTGTATATTTTgtatcttttatagatgattaCAGTAGAAGGAGTTGGATATATTTCCTGAAAAGTAAGACACAGGTTTTCAGTTGGTTCAAGGAATTTAAGGCTCTCATGGAGAATCAGactggtaaaagaatcaa GGAGCTAACATCTTCTCCTATTGTGCTACAACcagatgaaaaagaaaaggaaaaagatgttGTTCAGTTTCCTCCTACCCCTGAGAAGACTGAACAGAGAGACCATGTtgggtctaatgatgaggagagctctagtAGCACTGATAGttcggaagaagaggaagaacaaccTCAAGCTCAGCCCTTGAGGAGATCCATGAGAGAAAGAAAGAAACTAGAAAggtttggttattctatgttagatTCTAGTTGTGCTTTTGCTTTGATTACTAACACCGATGAGCCTAGATCTGTTAAAGAGGCTTTGGGCATGGAAGATGCAGGTTCCTAG